The proteins below are encoded in one region of Paraburkholderia phenazinium:
- a CDS encoding ExbD/TolR family protein, whose protein sequence is MAMSVGQEGDEDEVISAINTTPLVDVMLVLLIIFLITIPVVTHTVPVKLPNEAVQPLQTTPKSIVIAVNRDGDFFWNEKHVDAATLLTQLKTVSVMQPQPEVNVRGDQNTRYEFIGRVITACERAGIAKVSFITEPPPRGG, encoded by the coding sequence ATGGCTATGAGCGTCGGGCAAGAGGGGGATGAGGACGAAGTCATCTCCGCCATCAACACCACGCCGCTAGTCGATGTGATGCTGGTTTTGCTGATCATCTTCCTGATCACGATTCCTGTTGTTACGCACACGGTGCCGGTGAAGTTGCCGAATGAGGCAGTCCAGCCGCTGCAGACCACGCCCAAAAGTATCGTGATCGCGGTCAACCGCGATGGCGATTTCTTCTGGAACGAGAAGCACGTGGATGCAGCGACGCTGCTCACGCAGTTGAAGACCGTGTCGGTGATGCAACCGCAGCCGGAAGTCAACGTGCGTGGCGACCAGAACACGCGTTATGAGTTTATCGGCCGCGTGATCACCGCCTGCGAGCGTGCTGGCATCGCCAAGGTGTCATTTATCACTGAGCCGCCGCCGCGCGGGGGCTGA
- a CDS encoding MotA/TolQ/ExbB proton channel family protein, with protein MKKRSLAAVAASMVLTVTTATTFVAPQIAYAQASDATVAASATDAAPTAAPAAAPADQAVPPPAPATSETVNNPYGLGALWKNGDFVARFVLILLVIMSMGSWYIMITKFFEQFRANRRFKSADEQLWTAPSLAEGAKMLDEGSPFRFIAETAIDAGEHHDEALLEAVDRNTWIDVSVERAITNVSNRLQDGLAFLGTVGSTAPFVGLFGTVWGIYHALTAIGIAGQASIDKVAGPVGEALIMTAIGLAVAVPAVLGYNFLVRRNKSVMERVRGFGAQLHTVLLAGSGRAKRPAAAQKATLVEHAG; from the coding sequence ATGAAGAAGCGTTCTCTCGCCGCAGTGGCGGCAAGCATGGTGTTGACCGTAACCACGGCAACGACCTTTGTCGCACCGCAAATTGCCTACGCGCAAGCTAGCGACGCAACCGTAGCAGCATCGGCAACCGACGCCGCACCGACGGCCGCACCCGCAGCAGCACCGGCGGACCAGGCTGTGCCGCCGCCGGCACCCGCCACCTCCGAAACCGTCAACAACCCGTACGGTCTTGGCGCCCTGTGGAAAAACGGTGACTTCGTTGCCCGCTTCGTGCTGATCCTGCTGGTGATCATGTCGATGGGCAGCTGGTACATCATGATCACGAAGTTCTTCGAACAGTTCCGTGCGAACCGCCGCTTCAAGAGCGCGGACGAACAGCTGTGGACCGCGCCTTCGCTCGCCGAAGGCGCGAAGATGCTGGACGAAGGTTCGCCGTTCCGCTTCATCGCCGAAACCGCGATCGATGCCGGTGAACACCATGACGAAGCGCTCCTCGAAGCCGTCGACCGCAACACCTGGATCGACGTGTCGGTCGAGCGCGCTATCACCAACGTGTCGAACCGCCTGCAGGACGGCCTCGCCTTCCTCGGTACGGTCGGCTCCACGGCGCCGTTCGTCGGCCTGTTCGGTACGGTCTGGGGTATCTATCACGCACTGACGGCTATCGGTATCGCCGGCCAGGCTTCGATCGACAAGGTGGCAGGTCCGGTCGGTGAAGCGCTGATCATGACGGCAATCGGTCTGGCAGTGGCAGTTCCGGCGGTGCTCGGCTACAACTTCCTGGTTCGCCGCAACAAGTCGGTGATGGAACGCGTCCGCGGCTTCGGCGCACAACTGCACACCGTCCTGCTGGCCGGCAGCGGCCGCGCAAAGCGCCCGGCTGCAGCCCAGAAGGCTACGTTGGTCGAACACGCGGGGTAA
- a CDS encoding GNAT family N-acetyltransferase — protein MNTSSVRFEREAQVTPRVVVRACEASDMEAIADVMCQPGVRRGTLTIGYRTAEGLREWLAKLPAGSINVCAELDGRVVGHAGLLAKTPRRAHIGAIGISVHDAFQGRGVGAALLAALVECADGSLGLRRLELTVFADNVAAIALYRRFGFVEEGRSRGYAMRDGQLADVLHMARLVDAPSFVQH, from the coding sequence ATGAACACGAGCAGCGTGAGGTTTGAGAGAGAAGCACAGGTGACACCGCGCGTGGTCGTGCGCGCGTGCGAAGCGTCCGACATGGAGGCGATCGCCGACGTCATGTGTCAACCGGGTGTCCGGCGTGGCACGCTGACGATCGGCTATCGCACCGCGGAAGGCTTGCGGGAGTGGCTCGCCAAACTGCCCGCCGGCAGTATCAATGTGTGCGCGGAGCTTGACGGCCGCGTGGTCGGACATGCCGGCCTGCTGGCGAAAACGCCGCGCCGTGCGCATATCGGCGCCATCGGCATCTCCGTGCACGACGCCTTCCAGGGGCGCGGTGTGGGTGCCGCGCTGCTCGCCGCGCTGGTCGAATGCGCGGATGGCTCGCTCGGTTTGCGCCGCCTCGAACTGACCGTGTTTGCGGACAATGTGGCGGCCATTGCGCTCTATCGCCGCTTTGGTTTCGTCGAAGAGGGACGTTCGCGTGGCTATGCCATGCGCGACGGCCAGTTGGCCGATGTCTTGCACATGGCCCGTCTCGTCGACGCGCCGTCCTTCGTGCAGCACTGA
- a CDS encoding tetratricopeptide repeat protein — MIHQRFKRAVIAAAFGGLSALVVLPTVSHAADTLRPEVAKPLNAAQDSYRAHKYQDALAKIAQADAVPNKTPYENYMIEEMRGAAAAAAGDSGTAAKAYETLLASGKLTGADEQRTTAALAGIYFEGKNYPLAIKTAQRYMKAGGTDPDMRTLLIQSYYLSNDCGNVVSLLKPTVDAQARAGHAPDESQLQLLGTCAQRSNDSATYRGALEKLVAYHPKQSYWDDLFSAIRSKPGYASNLDIDTYRLRRATGSLTTADDYMQMTQLSILAGTPVEGKQVVDQGFSSGVLGKDAGADREKRLQALATKRATSTVDSNGVPIPPFDLAFNQVFAGQAPQGLATMEGLIAKGGLPHPDQAQLHLGEAYYFAGQKQKAIQAFKAVKGDDGSADLARLWILVASK; from the coding sequence ATGATCCATCAACGGTTCAAGCGTGCCGTGATAGCGGCCGCTTTCGGGGGGTTGTCTGCCCTCGTCGTGCTGCCGACCGTGTCGCATGCTGCCGACACCCTGCGTCCCGAAGTGGCCAAGCCGCTGAACGCGGCGCAGGATTCGTACCGGGCTCACAAGTATCAGGACGCGCTGGCGAAGATCGCGCAGGCCGACGCAGTCCCGAACAAGACGCCCTACGAAAACTACATGATCGAAGAGATGCGCGGCGCGGCTGCCGCTGCGGCCGGCGACTCCGGTACCGCAGCGAAGGCCTACGAAACGCTGCTCGCTTCGGGCAAGCTGACGGGCGCCGACGAGCAACGCACCACCGCTGCTCTCGCTGGCATCTACTTCGAGGGTAAGAACTATCCTCTGGCGATCAAGACCGCGCAGCGTTACATGAAGGCCGGCGGCACGGATCCGGACATGCGGACCCTGCTGATCCAGTCGTACTACCTGTCGAACGACTGCGGCAACGTGGTGAGCCTGCTCAAGCCTACGGTGGATGCACAGGCGCGTGCCGGTCATGCTCCGGACGAATCGCAGCTGCAGTTGCTGGGCACGTGCGCGCAGCGCTCCAACGACTCGGCCACCTATCGCGGTGCGCTCGAAAAGCTGGTGGCGTACCACCCGAAGCAGTCGTACTGGGATGATCTGTTCTCGGCGATCCGCAGCAAGCCGGGTTACGCGTCGAATCTGGATATCGACACCTACCGTTTGCGCCGTGCTACCGGTTCGCTGACGACGGCTGACGACTATATGCAGATGACGCAGTTGTCGATCCTTGCCGGCACTCCGGTTGAAGGCAAGCAGGTGGTGGATCAGGGCTTCTCGTCAGGCGTGCTCGGCAAGGACGCCGGTGCGGACCGCGAAAAGCGTCTGCAGGCGCTGGCGACCAAGCGTGCGACGAGCACGGTCGACAGCAACGGTGTGCCGATTCCGCCGTTCGATCTGGCGTTCAACCAGGTCTTCGCGGGCCAGGCGCCGCAAGGTCTGGCGACGATGGAAGGGCTGATTGCCAAGGGCGGTCTGCCGCATCCGGATCAGGCGCAGCTGCATCTGGGCGAAGCGTATTACTTCGCCGGGCAGAAGCAGAAGGCGATTCAGGCGTTCAAGGCGGTCAAGGGCGACGACGGCTCGGCTGACCTGGCGCGGTTGTGGATTCTGGTGGCGTCGAAGTAA
- a CDS encoding multidrug efflux RND transporter permease subunit, translated as MPSFFIDRPVFAWIVALAIMVAGAIAIPQLPVAQYPRLSPPRIVIVASYPGAATEVVDGDVGSIIEESLDGADGMLYYETSSDGQGNLEIDATFSPATNPDIAMVDVQNRLKQVEPRLPQQVVQNGISVFKASNTFLMLVALTSTDGTRDSSDLGSYMNRYVIRELKRAPGVGSAQLWDSDQALRIWLDPMKLREYGLAAGDVNAAITAQNATVTAGTLGDAPSVPGQELVASVDVKGQLVSPEEFGQIVLKAKPDGSAVRLRDVARVELGRDDYSFWSRLNGRSSATVGIQLGPRGNALETSNAIRARLAELSKSLPPGIQMQIPFDSAHFVQIAIREVVYTLIEAVVLVFFVMWLFLRDLRYTLVPTVVIPVTLMGAFLAMWAFGLSINVFTMFGLVLAIGILVDDAIVVVESVHRVMEEEGLPPREATRKAMSQIGSAIVGVTAVLTAVFVPMAFFPGSVGGIYRQFSVAMIASMLVSSFMALSLTPALCANLLKPTGSTPHQREARRGLRGLFARAASKFAEGFDGASHGYRWLTTRTSQRIGRMLAIYAVLVGVCGLLYWKMPGGFLPTEDQGQLQVMVQLPAGSTQARTLGVIKRVEQILNRHAEIAHVTSLIGWSFQGSGQNVGMAFVELKDWDKRTVSAIQLQDQLNSEFASILDGRVDAQLPPSVPGVGRSDGFVFRMEDRGGVGLDALKAAREDLFAKAKADPVLADVHSEDLPDAPRVELTIDRAKAYALGVSFDKLSDLLGSTFGSTYVDDFPASGQMRRVVVEGDASTRMTDDDLMALSVMNSQGAMVPLSAIATRKWTVGPVALSRYNGYPSLDVSGRAARGYSSGAAMKEMERLASALPVGVAYDWVDAAREETLAEKQTPLLIGLSLLAVFMALAALYESWTIPFAVLMVVPLGVIGAVSAVLMRGMPNDVYFKVGMITVIGLSAKNAILIVQFARDLHARGLPLTRAVIDASAARFRPIVMTSAAFLLGVAPLVISGGAGAESRQSIGTGVFGGVLAATLLGLVFAPVAFHAVASLTQGKRRRLADAGHVAADERRPDGPVSPARSDREMESQ; from the coding sequence GTGCCCTCATTTTTTATCGACCGGCCGGTCTTCGCATGGATTGTCGCGCTTGCCATCATGGTGGCAGGCGCGATCGCCATTCCGCAGCTTCCCGTCGCCCAATATCCGCGTCTCTCGCCGCCGCGCATCGTGATCGTCGCGAGCTACCCGGGCGCAGCCACCGAGGTGGTGGACGGCGACGTGGGCAGCATCATCGAGGAGAGTCTCGATGGCGCCGATGGGATGCTGTACTACGAAACCAGCAGCGACGGTCAGGGCAATCTGGAAATCGACGCGACCTTCTCGCCCGCCACCAATCCCGACATCGCGATGGTCGATGTGCAGAACCGGCTCAAGCAGGTCGAGCCGCGTTTGCCGCAGCAGGTGGTGCAGAACGGCATCAGCGTCTTCAAGGCCTCGAATACGTTCCTGATGCTGGTCGCGCTCACGTCCACCGACGGCACGCGCGATTCGTCCGACCTTGGCAGTTACATGAACCGCTACGTGATACGCGAGCTGAAACGCGCGCCCGGAGTGGGTTCGGCGCAACTGTGGGACTCCGATCAGGCCTTGCGGATCTGGCTCGATCCGATGAAGCTGCGCGAATACGGACTTGCCGCCGGCGACGTCAACGCCGCGATCACGGCCCAGAACGCCACGGTGACGGCCGGCACGCTCGGCGACGCGCCCTCGGTGCCGGGGCAGGAGCTGGTGGCCTCGGTGGACGTCAAGGGGCAACTGGTATCGCCGGAGGAATTCGGCCAGATTGTGCTGAAGGCGAAGCCGGACGGATCGGCCGTGCGCCTGCGCGATGTGGCACGCGTCGAACTCGGCCGCGACGATTACTCGTTCTGGTCGCGGCTGAACGGCCGCTCGTCCGCGACCGTCGGGATTCAGTTAGGACCGCGTGGTAATGCCCTGGAAACCTCGAACGCGATTCGAGCGCGCCTCGCCGAACTGTCGAAGAGCTTGCCGCCCGGCATACAGATGCAGATCCCTTTCGACAGTGCGCACTTTGTGCAGATCGCGATTCGTGAGGTGGTCTACACGCTGATCGAAGCTGTGGTGCTAGTGTTCTTCGTGATGTGGCTGTTCCTGCGTGACCTGCGTTATACGCTGGTGCCGACGGTGGTGATCCCGGTCACGCTGATGGGCGCGTTCCTCGCGATGTGGGCGTTCGGCCTGTCGATCAACGTGTTCACGATGTTCGGCCTCGTGCTGGCGATCGGGATTCTGGTCGACGATGCGATCGTGGTGGTCGAGAGCGTGCACCGCGTGATGGAAGAGGAGGGCTTGCCGCCGCGAGAGGCGACCCGCAAGGCGATGTCGCAGATTGGCAGTGCGATCGTGGGTGTGACCGCGGTACTGACGGCGGTGTTCGTGCCGATGGCGTTCTTTCCGGGCAGCGTCGGCGGCATCTACCGCCAGTTTTCGGTGGCGATGATCGCCTCGATGCTGGTGTCGTCGTTCATGGCGCTTTCGCTCACGCCGGCGCTCTGCGCCAACCTGCTGAAACCGACCGGCTCGACGCCGCACCAGCGCGAAGCGCGCCGCGGTCTGCGCGGCCTGTTCGCGCGCGCCGCCTCGAAGTTCGCCGAGGGTTTCGACGGGGCTTCGCATGGCTACCGCTGGCTTACCACGCGCACCTCGCAACGTATCGGGCGCATGCTCGCCATCTATGCGGTGCTGGTCGGCGTCTGCGGCTTGCTCTACTGGAAGATGCCGGGCGGCTTTCTGCCGACGGAAGATCAGGGACAACTGCAGGTGATGGTTCAGTTGCCGGCCGGTTCGACCCAGGCGCGCACGCTGGGGGTGATCAAGCGGGTCGAGCAGATCCTGAATCGCCACGCCGAGATCGCGCACGTGACGAGCCTGATTGGCTGGAGTTTCCAGGGCAGTGGCCAGAACGTCGGCATGGCCTTCGTCGAACTGAAGGACTGGGACAAGCGCACAGTCAGCGCAATCCAGTTGCAGGACCAGTTGAATAGCGAATTCGCGAGCATTCTCGATGGCAGGGTAGACGCGCAGTTGCCGCCGTCGGTACCGGGGGTGGGGCGCTCGGACGGCTTTGTGTTCCGCATGGAGGATCGCGGCGGCGTCGGTCTGGACGCGCTTAAGGCGGCGCGCGAGGACCTGTTCGCGAAGGCCAAAGCCGATCCGGTCCTTGCCGATGTGCATTCCGAAGACCTGCCCGACGCGCCGCGTGTCGAGCTGACGATCGACCGGGCCAAGGCCTATGCGCTGGGTGTGTCGTTCGACAAGCTTTCCGACCTGCTGGGCAGCACCTTCGGTTCGACCTATGTCGACGACTTCCCGGCTTCGGGTCAGATGCGGCGCGTGGTGGTGGAGGGTGACGCGTCGACTCGCATGACCGACGACGATCTGATGGCGCTCTCCGTGATGAATTCGCAGGGGGCCATGGTGCCGCTGTCGGCTATCGCGACGCGCAAGTGGACGGTCGGGCCGGTGGCGTTGAGCCGCTACAACGGCTACCCGTCGCTCGACGTGAGCGGCCGCGCGGCGCGCGGCTACAGTTCGGGCGCGGCGATGAAGGAGATGGAGCGGCTCGCCTCGGCGTTGCCGGTAGGCGTGGCGTACGACTGGGTGGATGCCGCGCGGGAGGAAACGCTGGCGGAGAAGCAGACGCCGCTGCTGATCGGTTTGTCGCTGCTCGCCGTTTTCATGGCGCTCGCCGCGTTGTACGAAAGCTGGACGATTCCGTTCGCGGTGCTGATGGTGGTGCCGCTTGGCGTGATCGGCGCGGTGTCGGCGGTGTTGATGCGTGGCATGCCTAACGACGTGTACTTCAAGGTGGGGATGATCACCGTGATCGGGCTGTCGGCGAAGAACGCGATTCTGATCGTGCAGTTCGCCCGCGATCTGCATGCGCGCGGCCTGCCGCTGACGCGTGCGGTGATCGATGCCTCGGCCGCGCGCTTCAGGCCGATCGTGATGACTTCAGCGGCGTTCCTGCTGGGCGTGGCGCCGCTGGTGATATCGGGCGGAGCAGGGGCCGAGAGCCGTCAGTCGATCGGTACCGGCGTATTCGGCGGGGTGCTGGCGGCCACGCTCCTTGGCCTGGTGTTCGCGCCGGTGGCGTTCCACGCGGTTGCGTCGCTGACGCAGGGCAAGCGCCGGCGTCTGGCTGACGCCGGGCATGTCGCGGCGGATGAGCGTAGGCCGGATGGGCCGGTGAGCCCGGCGCGCTCGGACCGGGAGATGGAGTCGCAGTAG
- a CDS encoding GNAT family N-acetyltransferase: MDKNAPAKSLPEAFTLRALRVADAAQFHALELQPAMLRGHPHPPYPTLEKTREGIEKIALPEVAIAAMVGDILVGFGRLVPGKLRRAHAGMIGLGVHEAWHGRGVGNALVAEMLDLADNWLGLRRVELYVFTDNGPAIALYRKYGFEVEALHRGASLRDGVLIDCYFMARLREPMPFATDHNNEHEQREV, from the coding sequence ATGGATAAGAACGCGCCAGCAAAATCACTGCCTGAAGCGTTCACGCTGCGCGCCTTGCGCGTCGCGGATGCGGCGCAGTTCCATGCACTGGAGCTGCAGCCCGCCATGCTGCGCGGCCATCCGCATCCACCGTATCCGACCCTCGAAAAGACTCGTGAGGGCATCGAGAAAATTGCTTTACCCGAGGTAGCCATTGCCGCGATGGTCGGCGATATACTGGTCGGCTTCGGACGATTGGTCCCCGGCAAGCTGCGTCGGGCTCATGCGGGCATGATCGGCCTCGGCGTGCATGAAGCGTGGCATGGCCGCGGCGTCGGCAATGCGCTGGTCGCCGAAATGCTCGACCTGGCCGATAACTGGCTGGGTCTGCGGCGCGTCGAACTCTATGTGTTCACGGACAATGGTCCGGCCATCGCGCTCTACCGGAAATACGGTTTCGAAGTAGAAGCACTACATCGTGGAGCGTCTTTACGTGACGGTGTACTGATCGATTGCTACTTCATGGCGCGGTTGCGTGAGCCGATGCCATTCGCAACGGACCACAATAATGAACACGAGCAGCGTGAGGTTTGA
- a CDS encoding ExbD/TolR family protein yields the protein MGMNVSSGKSGEPDVMVDINTTPLIDVMLVLLIMLIITIPIQTHAIKMNLPVGNPPPPAVQPEVVQIDIDFDGTMMWNGTVIPDQATLNSKLSQVAAEPVQAEIHLLPNKLVPYKDVAAVLAAAQRIGATKIGLIGNEQYMQ from the coding sequence ATGGGAATGAACGTCTCTTCAGGTAAAAGCGGCGAACCGGATGTGATGGTCGACATCAACACCACGCCGCTGATCGACGTGATGCTGGTGTTGCTGATCATGCTGATCATCACGATTCCGATCCAGACGCACGCCATCAAGATGAACCTGCCAGTCGGCAACCCACCTCCTCCGGCGGTCCAGCCGGAAGTGGTGCAGATCGATATCGACTTCGACGGCACGATGATGTGGAACGGTACGGTTATTCCGGACCAGGCCACCCTCAACTCGAAACTGTCTCAGGTTGCTGCCGAGCCGGTGCAGGCTGAGATTCATCTGCTGCCGAACAAGCTGGTGCCGTACAAGGATGTCGCTGCCGTGCTGGCTGCCGCACAACGTATTGGCGCCACCAAGATCGGGTTGATCGGCAACGAGCAGTACATGCAATAA
- a CDS encoding TldD/PmbA family protein, protein MMLQNASTVDWYRHFLLLADAVEHAQRGAEITLISFSAEQSDFIRFNAAKVRQIGSVSQGKLTLRVIDGARQAYSTLTVCGETESDLQDVSRALATLRDGLRDAPDDPHLLFDTSQWERSTRRDGKVPEPQALVRTVDECAKGLDFVGFYAGGTIVRGFASTKGSRGWYEVSNFNFSWSLYDPSGRAIKTSYAGDHWSDVTFARKVEQAAARLPILALTPRALAPGRYRSYLAPAALEELLGVTSWSGFSARAQATSRSSLYKLHTGEAALDPRVTLTEDLSIGITPGFNEDGYLRASVPLIQDGRSLERLTNARSAREYGLQPNGALDSESPVALSMEGGDLAEEDVLTQLDTGLYIGNLWYVNFSDRMNCRLTGMTRFATFWVENGKILAPVEAMRFDDSMYRLLGDQLERLGAQPELLLNDSTYGERATGGMHLPGVLTRSFELTL, encoded by the coding sequence ATGATGTTGCAAAATGCGTCGACGGTGGACTGGTATCGTCATTTCCTGCTGCTCGCCGATGCCGTCGAGCATGCGCAGCGGGGTGCCGAAATCACGCTGATTTCGTTCTCGGCTGAGCAATCCGATTTCATCCGCTTCAACGCGGCCAAGGTGCGGCAGATCGGCAGTGTCTCGCAAGGCAAGCTGACGCTGCGCGTGATCGACGGGGCACGTCAGGCGTATTCCACGCTGACTGTCTGCGGCGAAACCGAGAGCGACCTGCAGGACGTGAGCCGTGCGCTCGCCACGCTGCGCGACGGACTGCGCGATGCACCGGACGATCCTCATCTGCTGTTCGATACGTCGCAGTGGGAACGCTCGACGCGCCGCGACGGCAAGGTGCCGGAGCCGCAAGCGCTGGTACGTACCGTAGACGAATGCGCGAAGGGGCTCGATTTCGTGGGCTTTTATGCCGGTGGCACGATTGTGCGCGGTTTCGCATCGACCAAAGGCAGCCGCGGCTGGTACGAAGTCAGCAACTTCAACTTCAGCTGGTCGCTGTACGACCCGAGCGGCCGCGCTATCAAGACGAGCTACGCCGGCGACCACTGGAGCGACGTCACGTTCGCCCGCAAGGTCGAGCAGGCGGCAGCCCGTCTGCCCATTCTCGCGCTGACACCGCGGGCGTTGGCGCCGGGGCGCTACCGGTCGTATCTTGCGCCCGCTGCGCTCGAAGAACTATTGGGCGTGACCTCGTGGAGCGGCTTCTCGGCCCGCGCGCAGGCTACGTCGCGCAGCTCGCTATACAAGCTGCATACCGGCGAAGCGGCGCTCGATCCACGCGTGACGTTGACTGAAGACCTGAGCATCGGCATCACACCGGGATTCAACGAAGACGGTTATCTGCGCGCCAGCGTGCCGCTGATTCAGGACGGTCGCAGCCTGGAGCGTCTGACCAATGCCCGCAGCGCCCGCGAATACGGCCTGCAGCCCAACGGCGCACTGGACTCCGAATCGCCTGTTGCGCTGTCGATGGAGGGCGGCGACCTCGCCGAGGAGGACGTGCTGACGCAGCTCGACACCGGCCTCTACATCGGCAACCTCTGGTACGTGAATTTCTCGGACCGGATGAATTGCCGCCTGACCGGCATGACGCGCTTCGCGACGTTCTGGGTGGAGAACGGCAAGATCCTCGCGCCGGTCGAGGCGATGCGCTTTGACGACAGCATGTACAGGCTGCTCGGCGATCAGCTGGAACGGCTGGGCGCGCAACCGGAACTGCTGTTGAACGATTCCACCTACGGAGAACGCGCGACCGGCGGGATGCATCTGCCTGGGGTCCTCACGCGTTCGTTCGAGTTGACGCTTTAA
- a CDS encoding Fic family protein translates to MAKRGLYDTVLRFLARQRDLGHHELSRSYIAAALGEPPATVLRYLNRLKADGKVVQSGSTSASRYSLASFEGAVQAPAPSSVTRPGSVIPTGSPSWSPSSSDLLAALEVPLGARQPVTYQRKFVDDYEPNQTFLLPESLANDLYREGRMQGQQPAGTYARNVIEPLLIDLSFSSSRLEGNRYTRLDTEVLFRSGHANPQDKDAIMLLNHKRAIEFLIDEVPLYGLTVMVIRNIHTLLMQGLLHDEDSLGAIRQKVVNISNTAYVPAHMPSLLEEMLGIIVAKARDIKNPVEAAFFLWVNLAYLQPFEDGNKRTSRLSANIPLLMYNCAPLSFLDVTDDDYSRARIGVYEKLDVSIAADLFAWTYRRSIGKYAVQIQAAGLPDLFRATHRDAINELVSRVVREGHPLGAAIAEFDLPAQDAEKLAEIVKGDIVRLGEHNFARYRLTLRELMRWVDAGRPVTE, encoded by the coding sequence ATGGCGAAGCGCGGACTGTACGACACCGTTCTGAGGTTTCTGGCCAGGCAGCGCGATCTGGGACACCACGAGTTGTCCCGGTCGTACATCGCGGCGGCACTGGGTGAGCCGCCGGCGACGGTACTCCGCTACCTGAACCGGCTCAAAGCGGACGGAAAAGTAGTCCAGTCGGGAAGTACCTCGGCCTCCCGTTACAGCCTTGCCAGTTTCGAGGGTGCGGTGCAAGCACCCGCGCCTTCCTCCGTCACACGTCCCGGCTCAGTAATTCCAACGGGATCCCCCTCGTGGTCTCCGTCTTCAAGCGATCTCCTCGCTGCTCTCGAGGTGCCTCTCGGCGCCCGTCAGCCGGTAACTTATCAGCGCAAGTTCGTCGACGATTACGAACCCAATCAGACGTTCCTGCTGCCTGAGTCGCTCGCAAACGATCTCTATCGAGAAGGACGGATGCAAGGACAACAGCCCGCCGGCACGTACGCGCGCAATGTCATCGAGCCACTGCTGATCGACCTGTCTTTTTCGTCGTCCCGGCTCGAAGGCAACCGCTACACCCGGCTCGATACCGAGGTCCTGTTCCGGTCGGGGCACGCCAACCCGCAGGACAAGGACGCGATCATGCTGCTCAACCACAAGCGCGCGATCGAGTTCCTGATCGACGAGGTGCCGCTCTATGGGCTCACCGTGATGGTGATCCGGAACATCCATACCTTGTTGATGCAGGGCCTGCTGCACGACGAAGATTCGCTCGGGGCGATTCGCCAGAAGGTCGTCAACATCAGCAACACGGCGTATGTGCCGGCACATATGCCTTCGCTGCTCGAGGAGATGCTCGGCATCATCGTTGCGAAGGCACGTGATATCAAGAATCCCGTAGAGGCCGCTTTCTTCCTCTGGGTGAACCTCGCCTACCTCCAGCCGTTCGAGGACGGCAACAAGCGAACCAGCCGGCTCAGCGCAAATATCCCGCTTCTGATGTACAACTGCGCGCCGCTCAGTTTTCTCGACGTGACGGACGACGACTATAGTCGCGCGAGGATCGGCGTGTATGAGAAGCTGGACGTCAGCATCGCTGCGGATCTGTTCGCGTGGACCTACCGCCGCTCGATCGGGAAATATGCCGTGCAGATTCAGGCGGCGGGCCTGCCCGATCTGTTTCGCGCGACGCATCGCGATGCCATCAACGAACTGGTGAGCCGCGTTGTGCGAGAAGGCCATCCGCTCGGGGCGGCCATCGCCGAATTTGACCTCCCTGCGCAGGATGCCGAGAAGCTCGCCGAGATCGTCAAAGGAGATATCGTCCGGCTCGGCGAGCATAACTTCGCCCGTTACCGCCTGACGCTACGCGAGTTGATGCGTTGGGTCGATGCAGGACGCCCTGTCACCGAGTAG